The following proteins come from a genomic window of Leopardus geoffroyi isolate Oge1 chromosome A3, O.geoffroyi_Oge1_pat1.0, whole genome shotgun sequence:
- the LOC123580302 gene encoding vomeromodulin-like gives MTSTMTGDGILVSTTTTAFIGGKGLAGPVVSLLGYQVHSDVTLKIGISTNNTQCINLQVQDKDIKFKKVTLQVVETVTNTLPVPLPLDQIVSQVLTVAMKEKLQEVESCDIDLSDFSKCKNSTDLFKYNVKSSRTSAQGLSVFYCAKAFFNKYIVPVPGSPLPPDPRNANISLTLSHKLLTVIITLSVKQSSTKMNNLAASITKIAYSFKSGNQLQVTLWITVEKDGENFTTVERTSIISHDSKISKDKLIPDFKIMSSEDKVTPSEAEAEVQDILLEVLKKFLSALNELTSAWNVPPGLTSNPLTNAKVKVLKLNDLQAAN, from the exons ATGACATCAACCATGACAGGTGATGGGATCCTCGTCTCTACCACAACTACCGCCTTCATAGGTGGAAAAGG CCTAGCAGGACCTGTAGTCAGCCTACTGGGATATCAAGTACACAGCGATGTAACTCTGAAAATTGGCATTTCCACAAACAATACCCAATGCATCAACCTCCAAGTCCAGGACAAGGACATCAAGTTCAAGAAAGTGACCCTTCAAGTAGTGGAAAC GGTCACAAATACTTTGCCAGTGCCTCTGCCTTTGGACCAAATCGTTTCTCAAGTGTTGACAGTAGCTATGAAAGAGAAG CTTCAAGAAGTAGAATCGTGTGACATTGATCTCAGTGATTTCAGCAAATGCAAGAACT CTACTGACTTGTTCAAGTACAATGTTAAAAGTTCCAGGACTTCTGCACAAGGTCTTTCAGTCTTCTACTGT gCTAAAGCcttctttaacaaatatatagTCCCTGTACCTGGAAGTCCCCTTCCACCAGATCCTAGAAATGCCAACATTTCCCTAACTCTGTCCCATAAATTACTCACCGTTATCATCACACTGAGTGTCAAGCAGAGTTCCACCAAG ATGAATAACCTGGCTGCAAGCATCACCAAAATAGCCTACTCCTTCAAGTCAGGCAACCAACTCCAAGTCACCTTGTGGATTACCGTGGAAAAGGATGGTGAGAATTTTACTACCGTGGAAAGG ACCTCAATCATCTCCCATGACAGCAAGATTTCAAAAGACAAATTGATACCAGACTTCAAGATTATGAG CTCTGAAGACAAGGTGACACCCTCTGAGGCT GAAGCAGAAGTGCAAGATATATTGCTTGAGGTTCTGAAGAAATTTTTGTCTGCCCTTAATG aACTGACAAGTGCATGGAATGTTCCTCCAGGACTAACCTCAAATCCTCTAACCAATGCCAAGGTTAAAGTACTTAAATTG AACGATCTTCAGGCAGCAAACTAA